DNA from Gammaproteobacteria bacterium:
CCGTTCGTCGATGTCATGCTGGTGCTGCTCATCGTGTTCATGGTGACCGCGCCGCTGATGGTGCTGCAGGTGCCGGTCGAGTTGCCAAAAGTAAGCGCCAACCCGATGGAAAAGCCGCCCGCGCCAATCGTGCTGGTGCTGAACAGGCAAAACCGTATTTTTATCGACAAGGCGGAGATCACGGAAGGCGAAGTGTTCGGGCGGCTTAAGTCGCTTAATACGAAACGCCCCGATGCCGCAGTTTATGTAGGCGCGGACGAAGGCGTTGCGTACGGCAAGGTCCTCAAATTGCTGAGCGCCGCTGGCGCCGCCGGCTTCGCACAAGTCTCGCTGCTCTCCGAAGACGCTCCGCAGTAAGCCGCGCGGCACGTCGGTCCACCATGCGT
Protein-coding regions in this window:
- a CDS encoding biopolymer transporter ExbD gives rise to the protein MDLGGAVEEAGSDLHPMAEINVTPFVDVMLVLLIVFMVTAPLMVLQVPVELPKVSANPMEKPPAPIVLVLNRQNRIFIDKAEITEGEVFGRLKSLNTKRPDAAVYVGADEGVAYGKVLKLLSAAGAAGFAQVSLLSEDAPQ